CAGGCAGGCACCGGCCTTGGTCGCGGCAAGCTGATCGGCGTATTTGAGATTGTCGAAAAACGCGAGATGCATCGGACCGGCCTCGTCGAGCGAAGCCAGCCCCCTGATCTGTTGCGCGCCCCTCTCGGGGTCGACCAGTTGCGCCTTCGTCAGCGCGGCAATTTCAGCCAGCGATGACGAAGGAGGACTCTTGAAGAAGATCGGCTGCGCCATTCCATCCGTCGCAGTCCGGCCGAGTGGCGGTGTTAGAAAGTCGTACCGCCACCGAACCGGAATTCTTGCACGCGGTCATACGCACCCTTGGTCAGCGGGATCGCGTAGTCGAAGCGCAGCGGACCAAACGGTGACTGCCAGATCAGACCGACACCGACCGAGGTACGGACCACCTTGCTGTCGTCATAGCTCAGACCAAGGCAGGTGCCCGGAGACGGCGGGTTGTTCGTCGGCTTGATACAGCCGGGCTGGTTGACTTCGCCCGTCGCCGCCCACGAGGTCGGGCCCTTGTAGTCGTACAGCCCGCCGGCGTCGGCATAGACCGCGCCCTTGAGCCCGACTTCCTTCGGCAGGAACCAGAACGGCATCTGCAGTTCCGCCGACACGCCCCAGTACTTGGTGCCGCCGATGGCGTCCATCGTGCCGTACGGGTTGATGTCACGCGGACCGATGCCGTTCGGCGCGAAGCCGCGGACCAGGTTCGGGCCCATCTGGAAATGATCCAGCATGCGCAGATCCTGGCTCCCGAGCTTGTTCAGGATACCGCCCTGGGCGTGGATCACGCCGACGATGTCCGACACCAGCGGGGTGTAGTACTTCGCGTCGATCGCGCTCTTGATGTAGCTGACGTCGCCGCCGACGCCGGCAAAGTCCTGCTTGAAGTCGACGATCAGACCGTCGGTCGGGTTCTTGTTGTTGTCGAGCGTGTTGTAGTTGAGCGTGTAGCCGAGCGCCGAGGTCAGGGTCTTGCCACCCGCCAGCTCCTTGCGGACCGGCAGCGAGGCTTCACCATCGGAGAAGCAGCCCAGCCCATTGGTCGACACCAGGCTGATCCCGTTCAGGTTCGCATAGGCGGGGGTCGGATTGAACGCGGGATTCGGCGTTCCATCCGGCAGCAGCGGCACGTTGTTACAGTTGTTCAACGTCGACGGCAGCGTGATTTCCTGCTGGTAGATCGAGTAGCGCAGCTGCAGCGACAGGTCTTCCCGCAGGCTGAAGCCGAGCCGCGGGCTGAAGCCCAGCGTCTTGGTGCCGTAGGCGATGTAGCTGTTGGACAGCTGCTGGCGCTGGTAGAAATCGAGGCCGAGCGCGACGCGATAGTCGAGCAGATAGGGCTCAACGAACGACAGCGAGTAGCCGCGGGCGTACTGGCCGTAGGTCACCGACGCCTTCGCGAACAGGCCGCGGCCGAGCAGGTTGCGCTCGGAGACGCTGACTTCGGCCAGCGCGCCGTCGGTGGTCGAATAGCCGCCCGACACCGAGAAGTCGCCGGTCGACTTCTCCTCGAGTTCGACGACCAGGATGACGCGATCGCTGGAGGACCCGGGCTCGGTGGTGATCTTCACGGTCTTGAAGAAGTCGAGGTTCTTCAGCCGCCGCTCGGCACGGTCGACCAGCGCACGGTTGTAGGCGTCGCCTTCGGAGATATCGAACTCGCGGCGGA
The window above is part of the Bradyrhizobium sp. PSBB068 genome. Proteins encoded here:
- the bamA gene encoding outer membrane protein assembly factor BamA; the encoded protein is MMFGMRVRGGLFAALVMFAAPAVATLAAVAVSAPALAQTVDSITVEGNRRVELETIRSYFHPGPGGRLGQAQIDDGLKALIETGLFQDVHIDQRGGRLVVVVVENPVIGRVAFEGNKKVKDEQLTAEVQSKPRGTFSRPMVQSDALRIAEIYRRSGRYDVRVNPQIIEQPNNRVDLIFEVNEGVKTGVRSIEFIGNSAYSASRLRDVIKTRESNLLSFLGGNDVYDPDRVEADRDLLRRFYLKNGYADVQVVAALTEYDPDKKGFLVTFKIEEGQQYRVASVNFTSSINTLDPNALRSYSRVNVGSLYNAEALEKSVEEMQIEASRRGYAFAVVRPRGDRNFDNHTVSITFAIDEGPRTYIERINIRGNSRTRDYVIRREFDISEGDAYNRALVDRAERRLKNLDFFKTVKITTEPGSSSDRVILVVELEEKSTGDFSVSGGYSTTDGALAEVSVSERNLLGRGLFAKASVTYGQYARGYSLSFVEPYLLDYRVALGLDFYQRQQLSNSYIAYGTKTLGFSPRLGFSLREDLSLQLRYSIYQQEITLPSTLNNCNNVPLLPDGTPNPAFNPTPAYANLNGISLVSTNGLGCFSDGEASLPVRKELAGGKTLTSALGYTLNYNTLDNNKNPTDGLIVDFKQDFAGVGGDVSYIKSAIDAKYYTPLVSDIVGVIHAQGGILNKLGSQDLRMLDHFQMGPNLVRGFAPNGIGPRDINPYGTMDAIGGTKYWGVSAELQMPFWFLPKEVGLKGAVYADAGGLYDYKGPTSWAATGEVNQPGCIKPTNNPPSPGTCLGLSYDDSKVVRTSVGVGLIWQSPFGPLRFDYAIPLTKGAYDRVQEFRFGGGTTF